Proteins encoded in a region of the Triticum dicoccoides isolate Atlit2015 ecotype Zavitan chromosome 3A, WEW_v2.0, whole genome shotgun sequence genome:
- the LOC119273541 gene encoding protein RETICULATA-RELATED 4, chloroplastic-like, with protein STGGGNNNDDDDGNNNSGGGGGGDDETGDGGGEWGGNRGEALFVLAQAGRKLSSLPADLAAAVEGGRVTGDIVRRFAEMDASPLLRWLLRFRGFRERLLADDLFLAKLAMEMGVGMIAKTAAEYEKRRENFVKEIDIVIADVVMAIVADFMLVYLPAPTVSLQPPLARNAGLITSFFHNCPHNAFQIALAGRSFSILQRLGAIVKNGAKLFAVGTGASLVGTGVTNALIKARKAVDKDLDDEIDDIPVVSTSIAYGIYMAVSSNLRYQILSGVIEQRMLEPVLHKQKLLLSALCFAVRTGNTFLGSLLWVDYARMVGVQKAEEEI; from the exons tccaccggcggcggcaacaacaacgacgacgacgacggtaacaacaacagcggcggcggcggcggcggggacgacgaAACAGGGGACGGCGGCGGCGAGTGGGGCGGGAACCGGGGGGAGGCGCTGTTCGTGCTGGCGCAGGCGGGGAGGAAGCTCTCCAGCCTCCCCGCCGACCTGGCCGCGGCCGTCGAGGGCGGCCGCGTCACGGGCGACATCGTGCGGCGCTTCGCGGAGATGGATGCCTCGCCGCTGCTCCGCTGGCTGCTGCGCTTCAGAGGGTTCCGGGAgcgcctcctcgccgacgacctCTTCCTCGCCAAGCTCGCCATGGAGATGGGCGTCGGCATGATCGCCAAG ACAGCTGCCGAGTACGAGAAGAGACGGGAGAACTTCGTCAAAGAGATTGACATCGTCATCGCTGATGTG GTCATGGCAATTGTTGCAGATTTCATGCTTGTATATCTTCCAGCACCAACTGTATCTCTGCAGCCACCACTTGCAAGAAATGCTGGGCTTATCACTAGTTTTTTCCACAACTGCCCACACAATGCTTTCCAA ATTGCTTTGGCTGGAAGATCATTCTCAATTCTGCAAAGGCTAGGAGCTATTGTG AAAAATGGTGCAAAGCTTTTTGCAGTCGGAACTGGTGCTTCTCTG GTTGGTACTGGTGTCACGAATGCACTGATCAAAGCAAGGAAGGCTGTTGACAAGGACCTTGACGATGAAATTGACGATATTCCAGTTGTGTCAACTAGTATTGcctatggtatatatatggcagtttctagtaACCTCAG GTACCAGATTCTGTCTGGTGTAATCGAGCAGAGGATGCTGGAGCCTGTACTACACAAACAAAAGCTTCTGCTGAGTGCCCTCTGCTTCGCTGTTCGGACAGGGAACACATTCTTGGGTTCTTTACT aTGGGTGGACTATGCCAGGATGGTAGGTGTTCAAAAGGCCGAAGAGGAGATCTGA